One segment of Anopheles stephensi strain Indian chromosome 3, UCI_ANSTEP_V1.0, whole genome shotgun sequence DNA contains the following:
- the LOC118509204 gene encoding signal recognition particle receptor subunit beta: MEKVNRKSSARASIKLGELDYTPVLIALAVVLLTLVVLFLWKRKKTVRSAVLFTGLCDSGKTFLFTHLCLGGGRETFTSIKENVGSFKTEKGRELKMVDVPGHERLRGKFFDEYKNIAKAIVYMIDSVTVQKDIRDVADFLYTILADKATTKIPVIVLCNKQDETLAKTETAIKSMLEKEINIVRQTRRSKLQSVDNSTSSESFLGKSAGVDFEFEQLGQRIRFVPCSTKEEKYEGLTSFLESL; the protein is encoded by the exons ATGGAAAAAGTTAACAGAAAGTCATCGGCTCGAGCTTCGATTAAGCTGGGAGAGCTAGACTACACGCCGGTACTGATTGCGCTAGCTGTTGTCCTGCTCACATTGG TGGTTCTGTTCCTATGGAAACGCAAGAAGACGGTGCGATCTGCCGTCCTGTTTACGGGGTTGTGCGATTCTGGCAAAACGTTCCTCTTTACACACCTGTGTCTTGGCGGAGGTCGCGAAACGTTCACGTCGATTAAGGAGAATGTCGGAAGCTTCAAGACGGAAAAGGGCCGTGAGCTGAAGATGGTCGATGTGCCCGGCCACGAACGGTTGCGGGGCAAGTTCTTCGATGAGTATAAAAACATTGCCAAAGCTATCGTGTACATGATCGATAGCGTAACGGTGCAGAAAGATATCCGGGATGTAGCGGA CTTTCTGTACACTATTTTGGCGGATAAGGCCACCACAAAGATTCCCGTCATCGTGCTGTGCAACAAGCAGGACGAAACGTTAGCCAAAACCGAAACTGCCATCAAGAGCATGCTGGAAAAGGAAAT CAACATCGTTCGCCAGACCCGACGGAGTAAACTGCAATCGGTCGACAACAGTACATCGTCGGAGTCATTTTTGGGAAAATCGGCCGGTGTAGATTTCGAGTTTGAGCAGCTCGGCCAAAGGATACGCTTTGTGCCGTGCTCGACCAAGGAGGAAAAATACGAAGGACTGACATCATTCCTAGAATCGCTGTGA